Proteins encoded within one genomic window of Nonomuraea gerenzanensis:
- a CDS encoding ABC transporter ATP-binding protein: protein MANPTLGRIRVAAALAWTAHPAAAVGAALLGVLAGVAPVATAWLTKLVLDAIIRGDGFAALAPAAGGLAVAGLAVIVLPHVSDYATAQLRRSLRLLIYDRLFRAVNRHPGLSRFETPGFHDTLRLAYESSHNAPDRLVVGALAIGQALITLAGFAISLAAVNPVMVAVIVVAALPAARIELMLSRKRAEVMWDITPAMRRQVFFGDLLTRPEAAKEVRLFGLGDYLRTRMLDEVSGINRAERDVDLRALRSQGVMALLGSVVAAGGLLWAILSAASGGISVGEVTVFVAAVAGVQTALTAIVSQWADAHNALLMFGHYTEVVAAEPDLPVPREPAALPALRDGIELRDVWFRYSDEHPWILRGVDLFVPAGRTVALVGVNGAGKSTLVKLLCRMYDPTKGQITWDGVDLRDASPADLRGRIGAVFQDYMDYDLTAAENIMLGDLTADRDRVHDSARRAGVHETVTALPRGYDTMLSRLFGDRDEQAGVSLSGGQWQRLALARAFMRQRQDLLILDEPSSGLDAQAEHEVHTSLRAYRGDRTSVLISHRLGTVRAADLIVVLSEGRIAERGTHDELMALGGEYARLFTLQADGYGTPSEAPEDNFRTTTPSTRSAGT, encoded by the coding sequence ATGGCGAACCCCACGCTCGGGCGGATCCGCGTCGCCGCCGCCCTCGCCTGGACGGCCCATCCGGCGGCGGCCGTCGGCGCGGCCCTCCTCGGTGTGCTGGCCGGGGTGGCGCCGGTCGCGACCGCCTGGCTGACGAAGCTGGTCCTCGACGCCATCATCAGGGGCGACGGGTTCGCCGCGCTGGCACCGGCGGCCGGCGGGCTCGCCGTCGCCGGGCTGGCGGTCATCGTGCTGCCGCACGTGTCCGACTACGCCACGGCGCAGTTGCGCAGGTCGCTGCGCCTGCTCATCTACGACCGGCTGTTCCGGGCGGTCAACCGCCATCCCGGGCTGAGCCGGTTCGAGACCCCGGGCTTCCACGACACGCTGCGGCTGGCGTACGAGTCGAGCCACAACGCGCCGGACCGCCTGGTCGTCGGCGCGCTGGCGATCGGCCAGGCGCTCATCACCCTCGCGGGCTTCGCCATCAGCCTGGCCGCCGTCAACCCGGTCATGGTCGCCGTCATCGTCGTCGCCGCCCTGCCTGCCGCGCGCATCGAGCTGATGCTCAGCCGCAAGCGCGCCGAGGTGATGTGGGACATCACCCCCGCCATGCGCCGCCAGGTGTTCTTCGGCGACCTGCTCACCCGGCCGGAGGCGGCCAAGGAGGTGCGGCTGTTCGGCCTGGGCGACTACCTGCGTACCCGGATGCTGGACGAGGTCAGCGGCATCAACCGCGCCGAGCGCGACGTGGACCTGCGCGCTCTGCGCAGCCAGGGCGTGATGGCGCTGCTCGGGAGCGTCGTGGCCGCCGGCGGGCTGCTGTGGGCCATCCTCAGCGCCGCCTCGGGAGGCATCAGCGTGGGCGAGGTGACGGTCTTCGTCGCGGCCGTCGCGGGCGTCCAGACGGCGCTGACCGCGATCGTCAGCCAGTGGGCGGACGCGCACAACGCGCTGCTGATGTTCGGCCACTACACGGAGGTGGTGGCGGCCGAGCCCGACCTGCCGGTGCCGCGCGAGCCCGCCGCGCTGCCCGCGCTGCGCGACGGGATCGAGCTGCGCGACGTGTGGTTCCGCTACAGCGACGAGCACCCCTGGATCCTGCGCGGGGTGGACCTGTTCGTCCCCGCAGGCCGGACGGTGGCCCTCGTCGGGGTGAACGGCGCGGGCAAGAGCACGCTGGTCAAGCTGCTGTGCCGGATGTACGACCCGACCAAGGGACAGATCACCTGGGACGGGGTGGACCTGCGCGACGCGAGCCCGGCAGACCTGCGCGGGCGGATCGGCGCGGTGTTCCAGGACTACATGGACTACGACCTCACCGCCGCCGAGAACATCATGCTGGGCGACCTGACGGCCGACCGCGACCGGGTCCACGACTCGGCCCGCCGGGCGGGCGTGCATGAGACGGTCACCGCGCTGCCGCGCGGCTACGACACCATGCTCAGCCGCCTGTTCGGCGACCGCGACGAGCAGGCCGGGGTCTCCCTGTCGGGCGGGCAGTGGCAGCGGCTGGCGCTGGCCCGCGCGTTCATGCGGCAGCGCCAGGACCTGCTCATCCTGGACGAGCCCAGCTCGGGCCTCGACGCCCAGGCCGAGCACGAGGTCCACACCAGCCTGCGGGCCTACCGGGGCGACCGCACGAGCGTGCTGATCTCGCACCGGCTGGGCACCGTGCGCGCCGCCGACCTCATCGTGGTGCTGAGCGAGGGGCGGATCGCCGAACGCGGCACGCACGACGAGCTGATGGCCCTGGGCGGTGAGTACGCCCGGCTGTTCACCCTGCAGGCCGACGGCTACGGGACTCCTTCGGAGGCACCGGAGGACAACTTCCGTACGACCACACCCAGTACGCGATCGGCCGGCACGTAG
- a CDS encoding S26 family signal peptidase encodes MWYALIALAVLVVLAVVARRGLVVVQVSGVSMAPAYRPGDRVLVRRTGAVRRGRVVVFESTRPSGWGTGPPAPPWAIKRVTALPGDPVPADVVEAVAAGPGARVPEGALVVVGDGTSSADSRVYGYVPADRVLGVVVRKLSSGASEGVP; translated from the coding sequence GTGTGGTACGCGCTCATCGCCCTCGCCGTGCTCGTCGTCCTCGCGGTCGTCGCCCGGCGCGGTCTCGTCGTCGTCCAGGTGAGCGGCGTGAGCATGGCGCCGGCCTACCGTCCGGGTGACCGGGTGCTGGTCCGCCGGACCGGTGCGGTGCGGCGGGGCCGGGTGGTGGTGTTCGAGTCGACGCGGCCTTCGGGGTGGGGCACGGGCCCTCCGGCGCCGCCCTGGGCGATCAAGCGGGTGACCGCGCTGCCCGGCGACCCCGTGCCGGCCGACGTGGTGGAGGCGGTGGCGGCGGGGCCCGGTGCGAGGGTGCCCGAGGGCGCGCTGGTGGTCGTGGGCGACGGCACGTCGAGCGCCGACTCACGGGTGTACGGCTACGTGCCGGCCGATCGCGTACTGGGTGTGGTCGTACGGAAGTTGTCCTCCGGTGCCTCCGAAGGAGTCCCGTAG
- a CDS encoding redoxin domain-containing protein, with translation MSFLVAAVVFVGVLSAVNLFLLLAVIRRLREHANVLRHVTAPPAFTPPGTRLPGFTATDTTGAAVSRATLGAGGGTTVVGMFSTDCSACDEHLPAFAERVRHLGRDRVLALVVGGGPKEATFTAALADLAAVVTEERDGQMYTAFGRPPFPGFYLVDGEGVVTASAHSTSELPIPAHA, from the coding sequence ATGTCCTTCCTCGTGGCCGCCGTCGTCTTCGTCGGCGTGCTGAGCGCCGTCAACCTGTTCCTGCTCCTGGCCGTGATCCGCCGCCTGCGCGAGCACGCGAACGTCCTGCGGCACGTCACCGCCCCACCCGCCTTCACCCCGCCGGGCACCCGGCTGCCGGGCTTCACCGCGACGGACACCACCGGCGCCGCCGTCAGCCGCGCCACGCTCGGCGCCGGCGGCGGCACGACCGTCGTCGGCATGTTCTCCACCGACTGCTCCGCCTGCGACGAGCACCTGCCCGCCTTCGCCGAGCGGGTGCGCCACCTGGGCCGGGACCGCGTCCTGGCGCTGGTGGTGGGCGGCGGGCCGAAGGAGGCGACGTTCACCGCCGCCCTCGCGGACCTCGCGGCCGTGGTCACCGAGGAGCGCGACGGCCAGATGTACACGGCCTTCGGGCGCCCGCCGTTCCCCGGCTTCTACCTCGTGGACGGCGAGGGCGTCGTGACGGCGTCGGCGCACTCCACATCCGAGCTCCCGATCCCCGCGCACGCCTGA